A section of the candidate division TA06 bacterium genome encodes:
- a CDS encoding 4Fe-4S binding protein produces MLSEKLKSTGLADASDIQAAWPSEERLKKGPVVIVECFQQIPCNPCETSCPQKAIVVGEDINALPRVDHSKCNGCTICVSRCPGLAIFVIDQKYSETESAITMPYEFLPLPEKGQVVEALDREGKNCCRAKVIRVVNTKAQDKTPLVTLAIPKGREKDVRFFKLVP; encoded by the coding sequence ATGCTTTCCGAAAAACTAAAATCGACCGGCCTGGCCGATGCCTCCGACATCCAGGCAGCCTGGCCCTCCGAAGAAAGGCTGAAGAAAGGCCCGGTGGTCATCGTGGAATGCTTCCAACAGATCCCCTGCAACCCCTGCGAGACCAGCTGCCCCCAGAAAGCCATAGTGGTGGGTGAGGACATCAACGCCCTGCCCCGGGTGGACCACTCCAAATGCAACGGCTGTACCATCTGCGTCTCACGCTGCCCGGGGCTGGCCATCTTCGTGATAGACCAAAAATATTCCGAGACCGAGAGCGCCATCACCATGCCCTACGAGTTCCTGCCCCTGCCGGAGAAGGGCCAGGTTGTGGAAGCGCTGGACCGGGAAGGCAAAAACTGCTGCCGGGCAAAAGTCATCCGGGTGGTAAACACCAAGGCCCAGGACAAGACGCCGCTGGTGACTTTGGCCATCCCCAAGGGCAGGGAAAAGGATGTCAGGTTCTTTAAACTAGTTCCCTGA